The DNA window GTTCCGGATGGCTGCGGCTCAGGATGATCTTGATCGCACTGGGCGTATCCCGAACCTCCATGATCAGCGCCTGGATGCGCTCGCCAACCTGATGCTGCTCGCCGGGGATCTGCTCGCTGCGCGGCATGATCCCTTCGGGGCGACCGAGGTTGACGATCATCGTCGGGCCTTCGAAACGGGCGACCGTGCCCGTGACGATCTGGCCGACCTTGCTCTGGTACTCGTCGTAGATCGCGCCGCGCTCGTCCTGCCGGATGAGCTGGATCATGACCTGCTTGACAGTCTGCGCACCGATTCGCCCCATGACCGAAAGCGGGAGAACCTGTCCCTGGCGGGCGACAGAGATGTCGCCGGTCGTACGATCGAGGGTGACGCCGAACTCGGTGGTGTCTTCTGTGTTAAAGTGCTTACGAAGGCCCGACGCGACGGCCTGTTCGATGTCCGTGTAGACCTGTTCGCGCTCGATCGCCTTGTCGCGTGCGATTCCGTCGACGATACGAATCAATTCCGGGTTCGGCATAGCTCCTCGTTCTCTCCGCGCTATTCAGTTTTGCAGCGCTATTCAATTATCTGCTGACGTCGCAAACCGGTCCGTCATCCGGACCCTGCCCTCGGCAACCACAAACAAAAAACCGCTCTGTTCGAGCGGCACACATTCGGCAGAACCTGTAGCGTCGGCATGTCCGCATCCCGGAATATCCGGGACAGGGATTTGCCGGCAGCGGTCGTCGTTATCCGACCGCCCCGACCTCCCTTTTCAGGGGTCTCGGTGCGGCCGTCGTTCGACGACTCGCTTCCGCCACTCGATGTTGTCCATGCGCTTTATGCCATAGCATGGGCCAACTCGGTGGTGGGCTGTCCGGAAGGGGTTGTTTCCAGACTCAGGTTCATCCCGGTGTCTTCGGGCTCGAATAAATGGATCCGGCGAACATCCACATGGACGGTCACCAGCGATCCTAGCTGCGGCGTCAAACCGGAGGTCTCGCCGGGACTTGACGGTCCCGATGATACCAGCCCGTTCGCCGCATCCACCCGCGCAACGATCTGATCATTGCCGGCAGATTGCAGGTAGAGATCAATACTGCTGCCGATGGGCTCGATCAGCGTCAACCGCATTTGCAGCGGCTGAGACACGACCGACCCGTCGTCAGCCCGAAAGGGTCGAAGAGAGAGGTGCTCAGGGCGTATACCCATGATCACCTTCCTGCCGACCCAACTCGACGGCACTCCGCCTGACGGCGCAGCGTCGCGAGAAAGTATAAGAGTAAAGCCTTTTGTCGGGTAGGTCAACCCGTCACCGGTGCCGCCAACGGATTTACGCCCGGATGGCGCAGACTCCACGAAGCTCAGTTTCGGGCTATTCTCGGTCGCTTCGAGATGACCTTCAATGAAGTTCATTGGCGGCATGCCGATGAAACCGGCGACGAAGCGGTTGCGGGGTCGGTGATACAGTTCAAGTGGCGGGCCGTCCTGCTGTACCTTTCCATTGAGCATCACGATGATCCGATCGCCGAGGGTCATCGCCTCTTCCTGGTCGTGGGTCACATAAACCGTCGTCGTGCGGAGTTTCTGGTGGAGTCGTTTGAGTTCGGCCCGCGTCGTCAGTCGAAGCCGGGCGTCGAGGTTGGAGAGCGGCTCGTCAAAGAGAAACGCCGCCGGCTCGCGCACGATCGCCCGCCCCACCGCCACGCGCTGGCGTTGCCCGCCTGAAAGTTCCCGCGGCTTGCGGTTTAACAGCGATCGGATGTCGAGCAGGTCGGCAACACGCTTGACCCGCTCGTCGATGTCCCGCCCGATCTGCCGGGCTTGGGACGGATGCCGCAATCGCTTCAACAGCGACGGCATCTTGCGGAGCCTAAGACCGAACGAGAGATTCCCATAGACAGTCATATGGGGGTAGAGCGCATAGTTCTGAAAAACCATCGCGATGTCACGATCTTTCGGAGCAATGTCCGTAACGTCGCGGCCGCCGATGGAGATTCTCCCAGTATCAGCCTCTTCGAGACCGGCGATGAGTCTTAAGGTCGTACTCTTCCCGCAACCGCTCGGGCCGACCAATACGACGAACTGGTGATCCTCGATCGACAGCGATAGGTCGTCCACCGCAGTAACCCCGCCGGAATAGGTCTTGGTGATGTGCGATAGTTCGACGGCGGCCATGAGGTCGCGATTCTATGGTGCCAGGCATCTGTTCACCATGGCGACAAATGTCCGTAGCGATTGGACGAGAAGAGATCCTGGTCAGATGCCGGTGACGGCGACTTGGCTACTTCGTCGCATCCAATCGAAGATTCGCTCAAAAGAGGCTTCCCGGTTTACCTCGCGCAGGATTTCGTGCTTCTGACCGGCAAGCAAGACGAAGGACCTGTCGGGATTTGACGTGCCTTCGACGAATGCTTTTGCGGCGGAAGCGTCGGCGACGCGGTCGGCGTCGCCATGCAAGCAGAGGAGCGGCAGTTTAAACCGGGCCGCATTCGCGCTCGTTTGCTGCTGCCTTCGCAGCGTCGTTGCATACCATCGCGGCGTCGCTGCCCGCAAAAGCAGCGTGTCATTGCGCGAGTCTTCAATCATTCCGGCATCGCTGGTCATCATGTCGGCCGACAGGCCACTGCCCACCCTCAACGATGGAGCAAGGATGTTTGTGACGGCCGCGATTGCCGTCCAGAGAGGTCCGAGCGAAGTGGCCGGTCGTAGATACGGCGCGGTGAGGATGACACCGGCAATCTCCGGGGGGTTCAAAACACCGTCCGTCCCGGCAGTGGCCGCCACGAGCCCGCCATGGCTGTGCCCGAGCACGAACATCGGGCGGCCGAGGTAGCCGTCTCGGCCGGCGTTCTGGTGCGACGCCGACAGCATCGACTTCAGGTCGTCGAGGAACTCCTGCCATCGCGACACATAACCCCGCCTGCCACTGGATCGGCCATGGCCTCGAAAGTCGAACGCCTCGCATGCGACGCCGCGTTCCGCGAACCACTGCATGACATGCGCGAATCGGCCCGAGTGATCGCCGTAGCCGTGGAGGATCAGAAGTCGTGAGTGCACGTCGCCAGCGGGCCTCCAATGGCGATGAAAGAGTCGTTGATTTCCCGTGGCGACCCAGTCCGACCTGAACAGGGAACCGCCGAGTAGAGATCCCTGCAACGCTGAACGGCGTGGGTCAACGACATGGCTAGCGAGGTTAGACATAAAGGGAGTGCAGTCGCGGCGGGCGTCCTTACGTGATCTTTACAAGACGCACACTTCGAGCATTCGAACGGCGACTAACCTTAAGGGTCGCGGACGGATGCTGCCACTATCGGTCGTTTAATTCCTCCAGCCACACACCATCTGTTGCGCCATTGTTGCAATATTAACAACATATCCACCGATTGCTCACCATCGTAAGTCATAACAGCGTGGAAGAGATGCAGCCATGGACGGCGTTGTGGCCTTGCCCGGAACGGTTTTGGCGAGGTTCCCTGAAAGACTGCATCCCCAATAGCCAACGACTTGAGCCTCTGGGGACGGATCCCCAAAGCTGTCGTTCCACGGAACATCGGTGTCCTCCGGCCAGAGAGGCGGGCGGATGTCGAGGCGGCGAGAGATCGTCGCTCGCATAGGAGCAGGCCATGTCCCACGCGTCCCCTTCCGTCACCGTCAACGGCCAAGCCGTCGGCGGTCAATCGTCCGGCCGCGATTGCGATGCGCCGCCACGCTGGCGTCGCGCCGATCTCCATTGCCACAGCGTAGCCAGCACCGAGGCCGATGAGGCCGTGCTCAACGCACTGGCCTGCCCCGAATGCTATAGCGAACCGGCGGACGTTCTGGCGCAGGCACGCAGCCGCGACATGGACTTTTACACGATTACCGACCATGACTGTATCGACGGCGTCCTCTCGCTCGGCCGCCGTGACGACCTGATTGTTGGCGAAGAACTCACCTGCTACTTCCCCGAAGACCACTGCAAGATGCACGTCCTGGTGTGGGGCATTACCCCGCTTGATCATGCAAATCTGCAGGCACGGGCTGCTGACATCTACGAAGTCGCGGATTACATCGAGCGTCATCGCATCGCGCACGCGGTCGCCCACCCGCTTTACCGGCAGAACGACACCATCGGTCGCTGGCACCTCGAACGTCTGCTGCTGATGTTCAAAGGGTTCGAGTGCATCAATGGCGCGCACTCGGTACTGCACAAAAATGCGTTCGAGCCGGTGTTGGATCATCTGACCGAGAAGAAGCTGGTCGAACTGACGGCCCGGCATGGGATGCGGCCGCGCTGGCCCGAACCCTGGGTCAAGGCCCGCACCGGCGGCAGCGACGACCACGGGCTGCTGAACGTCGGTCGTACTTGGACCGAGTTCCCGCCGGAAGTCACCACCTGTGAGCAGGCCCTTGAATCGATCCGCAATGCCACCTGCCGCCCGGGCGGCGAAGCGGGTTCAAGCCTTAAGCTTGCACACAACTTTCTCGGCGTCGGTATCCGCTACTGGACGCGGAACATGGCCCCGACGGCGAACAATGGTCGCGATACCCTTGTCACGCAGGCCCTCCAGACGCTCGTCGGTGAACGACGCCGACCGAGCAAACGCGACTTGGTCAAGGCGGCAGTGCGTCACGGGTTTGCCGCCGCCGGCCGGCGGATTGCGTCGCCCTTCCGTCGTAAGAAATCTCCCGCCGCCGGAACGGCACTGCTGGGCGAACTTGCGTTTTCGTCGCTGCTCAAGCGCCCGCGCGAACGCGCCGCGATCTTCGACGCCATGCGGCGCGGCGTTGCGCCTCTCGGCGAGCACGAGCAGATTTTCAAGCTCGTGTCGGTCCTCAACCGCGATATCACCTCCGGCGTTTTCGCGCACGTCGCCAAGGAACTGGCCCGCGGTGAGATGGCTGCCATCTTCGACGCCCTCTCGACACTTGCCGCTCAGCAGTTCGGCCTGCTCCCCTATTACTTCGCGCTGTTCCATCAGAACAAGGAACGCCACCTCTGCGGCGGGATCACCGGCTTCGGCCGGGAGGTCAACGGGGAGAACATCAAGATCGGCCTCTTCACCGATACGTTCGACGAAGTGAACGGCGTGGCGCGGTTCCTGAAGCGTCTCGGCGGCGAGGCCGATCGCCGTGGCCGCCATCTGACGATTGCCACCTGCAGCGACGCTCCGAAGGACGAGCAGACACCGTTCAGAAAGAACTTCGAGCCCGCCGCCTCGCTCCCGATGCCTCACTACCCGGAGCTCAAGCTTTCGCTGCCTCCGGTCCTCGAGATTCTTGAATGGGCAGACCGCCAGCAGTTCGATGTCATCCACATCAGCACGCCGGGTCCGATGGGCCTGGTCGGCTGGCTGGTAGCAAAGATGCTGAAGGTACCCGTGCTGGCGACCTATCACACGGACTTCCCGGCGTTCGTCCGGGAGATGACCGGCGACTACCGCCTTACCGCTGCGGCGACCAGCTACATGGGCTGGTTCTACAACAACGCTGCGACCGTCTTCGCTCGCAGTCGCAGTTACGAGTCGGCGCTCGCCGAACTCGGAATTTCCAAGGGTGTGGTACGCGTTCTGCCGCCGTGCACCGATCCCGAGAACTTCACGCCACGCCATCGTGATGCGGGTCTCTTCGAACGCTCAGGGATTCAGCAGCCTCTTCGACTTCTCTACGTTGGACGGGTCAGTGCGGAGAAGAATCTGAAGTTGCTCGCCGACGCTTTCAGCAAGCTCTGCGTTGAGCGTCACGACGTCGCATTGATCGTGGTGGGTGAGGGGCCCTACTTGCCGGAGTTAAAAAAGCAGTTGAATGGCCTGCCGGCCCACTTTCCAGGCTACAAGAAGGGTGCCGAACTTGCCGCGTACTACGCATCGGCAGACCTGTTCGTTTTTCCGAGCCGAACCGACACACTCGGCCAAGCCGTGATCGAAGCTCAGGCATCAGGATTGCCAGTCCTGGTCAGCGAAGCCGGTGGCCCGAAGGAAGTCATGGACGACGATGTCACCGGTCGTATCGTCGCGAGCACGGAGGCAGAAGTCTGGTGCTCGGCGATCGACGAGTTGCTCGACGACGTCGCCGCCCGCTCGCGTATGAGCCGAAACGCCGTCAATCGCGCAACCCGCTACACGCGCAGTGACGTGTTCGACACCTACTGGGAGCAGCACGTCAAGACAGTCCGCGAAGCGACTATTGGCGATGTCTGGTGTGAACCAAAGCGGCCTGCCTCGTCTGCCGCCGCAACTGAACCGACCGCCGCCGATCTGGAGGTCGCCGCATCATGAGAATGACGACCCGACACGTTGCCACCATGCTCAAGACTCGTACTCGACGGAAAGGGGCTGCATTGCCGCTTTCCGGCGGACACGCCGATGCGGGTTCCAGGACAGCGAAACATGATCCAGCCTTGGTGTCTCCCGCATCGTTGGGGTCACCGAGCGTTGCCTCTGGCGTGTGGATTGCCGCGCGCTTCGCACCGCCGCGTATCCTGGTTCTGTCAGCGTCAGCCGGTGTGGGGCACCTGCGCGCCGCGGAGGCGATTGAGCTGGCGTTGCGCCAGACGCATCCCGAGGCGCATGTCGTTAACGTGGATGTTCTGCAGTACACGAACGCCGCGTTCCGACACTTCTTCGCACAAACCTACTTCGACGTCATCAAGCACGCCCCGCATTTTGTCGGGTTTATGTACGACCGCCTAGACAAGCCGGGCTGGCCTCCAATGGAGCGGCTTCGTACAAAGTTTCAGCGTGTGCAGTTCGGCAAGTTCACCGATCTGCTGCTGTCGCAGCCGTGGGACCTGGCGATTAACACGCATTTTCTGCCTGCCGAATTCATTTCCTCGCTACGCCTTGAGGGCCGATTGAAACTACCCCAGGTGATGGTGACGACCGACTTCTACATTCACTGCATGTGGGTCAAGCAGCCGGTCGAACGCTATTACATGGCCAGCCGCGAGTCGGCGATCAACCTGTCGAATGTGGTACCGCTGTCCGAAATGGAGGTCACCGGCATCCCGATTCACCCGGCATTCGGGGAGGCAATGGACCCGACCGGGTGTCGTCGCAAGCATGGTATCAGCGTCGATCGCAACGTCGTACTGCAACTGGCCGGTGGGTTCGGCGTGGGGCCGATCGAACAGATTCACCGTCGGCTGCTCGAATGCCAAACACCGCTTCACGTTGTCGTCGCCACCGGCCGCAACGCCAGGGTGCGTACCAGGCTTGAGGCGATTCCTCTTCCGTCGCACCACCGGCGAACGGTGTTGGGCTTCACCAGTGACATGCCGGAACTGATGACCGCCGCCGACGTGGTCGTCTCCAAGCCCGGCGGGCTGACAACGAGCGAGGCAATGGCGACCGGCACGCCGATGGTCGTTGTCGATCCCATCCCCGGCCAGGAAAGCCGCAACAGCGACTACCTGCTGGAGAACGGCGCTGCGATCAAGGCCAATACGCTCCAGAGCCTGCCACACAAGCTGGATGTTATATTGTCCGATGGCGCTCGGCTCAAACAGATGCAGGCTAACGCGCGACGGATCGGCCATCCCCGGGCGGCATTTGACGTGGTGGAACGGGCGATGAAGTTGATCAGCACGGTCAAGGCGTGATGGCTAGCGCGAAACAACGATCGATTGTACCTGCAACCGTCATGGTCTACTCCGCGTCCTCCCGCACGCCAAATTCGAGCTTCCACCGTTGATCCGTTGCACCCTCGACGCCGCTGCGGACACACCACAACTCCAGTACGCCAAGTTCAGTGATTCGGCTCTGGAACTTCACGGGGACATAGTCTTCTTCAACGTTGTCAGGCCGCGGAAGGTTCGCCTCCAGCGAATCGCTTTCTTCAAGTTCGCCTTCGGCCCAGCGATCGACGAGGTCGCCGGGCATGTCGGTCTTTCGCGAGCCGGCTGAAAAGAAGCGGAACGTCGCCGGTTCGCCGACCACTAGGCCGATGTCGTCGCTCGGCACATCGGCCTGCGATCCTTCTTCCATGCCGAACGGGACGACGCACAAAGCGCGAAGAGGCCTCGGCGCTCCGGGGATTGCGAGCCCGGCGGTTTCAATTCCGACGTAGTAGCTCCGAGCCGTGCCGCCCCGAATGCGGACACCCTTTCCGCGTTTGGCCGCGCCGTAGTACGCGGCACCGCGGGCGACGGCAAAGTCGAGATCGTTGTTGCCGGACAGTACCTCGGGCGTACGTCCTCCGAACCAGCTACCGATGGTTCCGGTCAGGCGTTCCCGAAACGCGGCCGCCTTGAAGACGCCGCCGTTGAACAGCAGGTGCGTCGGCCGGACCGCCTGGCCGTCCTGTCCCTGCTGGCTGAGAAAGGCGGCAAGATGTCGCGTGACGGCGGTGTCTGTTTCGAATGGAAGACCGATCTGCCGAAAGCCACTGGCGCGCTGCTTGTGCGGCTTGTCGGCGAGCGTGCAGGCCGGAAAGAAGCCGTCCACCAGAAGCGATCGAACCGCCTCCCGCTCGAGGTCAACCGATACCGTCCCACCAATAACCTTCTTCCCGCGCCCGAGGACAGAGACCTGCTGCTTCGCTGGACCTTGTGCGGCGAGCAGTACCTCCTTGGCCGCTCGGCACGAGTGCCATAAGGCAACCGATTGCCAAGGGTCGAGGGTGACATTCTTGGATGCGAACGCGGTCGTTGCGTGGTAGGCAAGCGCCAGGTCCATGTTGTCGCCGCCGACCAGCGTGTGATTGCCCACTGCGACGCGATTGAGCGCGAGTTCTCCATTCTCCTCGGTGACCCCGATCAGCGTGAAGTCTGTGGTGCCGCCGCCAACATCGGCGACCAGCAACGTGTCCCCCACCTTCAGTATTCGGCGCCAACGATCGGCATGATCGGCCAGCCAGGCATAGAGGGCGGCCTGTGGCTCTTCGAGGAGGGTGGTGTCCTCAGGAAGACCGGCGGAGATCGCGGCCTCACGCGTCAGGTCTCGAGCGGCAGCGTCGAATGATGCCGGAACCGTCAGCACCACCTGCTGATCCTTCAGTGGCGATTCTGGGTGAGCGGCGTTCCATGCGGCGGCGATGTGCTCGAGGTACCGCTTGCTCGCCTCGACTGGCGACACCTTGGCGACATCGGCGGGTGCATTCCATGGCAATATGGGCTGCCGCCGATCAACCTTGCTGTACGCCAGCCAACTCTTGGCGCCGACGACCGTCCGCGTCGGCACATCGGCCGATTGCTTGCGCGCCAGTTCGCCGACAGCGAAATCTCGCTGCATTCCCCAGGGAAGATCGAGAGACCGGGCGTCGCGGTCTGCGTCGGTACCAAGGTACAGAAAGGACGGAAGAAGCTTGCGGTCTTCAATCGTCGCGGTCGCCACGACCTGCGGGAGGTTGAGCAGTTCGATGCGCGGCGCTTCTTCCCCAAGTTTGGTGTAGGCAATCACACTGTTGGTGGTGCCAAGATCGATGCCAACGGAATATGCGGGCGAACCAGACATGCCGGGATTTTATCATGTTCCACCCCTTCATTCTTCAGGTCGCGCCTCAGCGGGTTGGCTTTCCTGGTCGAACGCGATCCGCAATTTCCAACGATGAGCCGTCT is part of the Humisphaera borealis genome and encodes:
- a CDS encoding glycosyltransferase, whose protein sequence is MSHASPSVTVNGQAVGGQSSGRDCDAPPRWRRADLHCHSVASTEADEAVLNALACPECYSEPADVLAQARSRDMDFYTITDHDCIDGVLSLGRRDDLIVGEELTCYFPEDHCKMHVLVWGITPLDHANLQARAADIYEVADYIERHRIAHAVAHPLYRQNDTIGRWHLERLLLMFKGFECINGAHSVLHKNAFEPVLDHLTEKKLVELTARHGMRPRWPEPWVKARTGGSDDHGLLNVGRTWTEFPPEVTTCEQALESIRNATCRPGGEAGSSLKLAHNFLGVGIRYWTRNMAPTANNGRDTLVTQALQTLVGERRRPSKRDLVKAAVRHGFAAAGRRIASPFRRKKSPAAGTALLGELAFSSLLKRPRERAAIFDAMRRGVAPLGEHEQIFKLVSVLNRDITSGVFAHVAKELARGEMAAIFDALSTLAAQQFGLLPYYFALFHQNKERHLCGGITGFGREVNGENIKIGLFTDTFDEVNGVARFLKRLGGEADRRGRHLTIATCSDAPKDEQTPFRKNFEPAASLPMPHYPELKLSLPPVLEILEWADRQQFDVIHISTPGPMGLVGWLVAKMLKVPVLATYHTDFPAFVREMTGDYRLTAAATSYMGWFYNNAATVFARSRSYESALAELGISKGVVRVLPPCTDPENFTPRHRDAGLFERSGIQQPLRLLYVGRVSAEKNLKLLADAFSKLCVERHDVALIVVGEGPYLPELKKQLNGLPAHFPGYKKGAELAAYYASADLFVFPSRTDTLGQAVIEAQASGLPVLVSEAGGPKEVMDDDVTGRIVASTEAEVWCSAIDELLDDVAARSRMSRNAVNRATRYTRSDVFDTYWEQHVKTVREATIGDVWCEPKRPASSAAATEPTAADLEVAAS
- a CDS encoding MGDG synthase family glycosyltransferase; this translates as MWIAARFAPPRILVLSASAGVGHLRAAEAIELALRQTHPEAHVVNVDVLQYTNAAFRHFFAQTYFDVIKHAPHFVGFMYDRLDKPGWPPMERLRTKFQRVQFGKFTDLLLSQPWDLAINTHFLPAEFISSLRLEGRLKLPQVMVTTDFYIHCMWVKQPVERYYMASRESAINLSNVVPLSEMEVTGIPIHPAFGEAMDPTGCRRKHGISVDRNVVLQLAGGFGVGPIEQIHRRLLECQTPLHVVVATGRNARVRTRLEAIPLPSHHRRTVLGFTSDMPELMTAADVVVSKPGGLTTSEAMATGTPMVVVDPIPGQESRNSDYLLENGAAIKANTLQSLPHKLDVILSDGARLKQMQANARRIGHPRAAFDVVERAMKLISTVKA
- a CDS encoding Hsp70 family protein: MSGSPAYSVGIDLGTTNSVIAYTKLGEEAPRIELLNLPQVVATATIEDRKLLPSFLYLGTDADRDARSLDLPWGMQRDFAVGELARKQSADVPTRTVVGAKSWLAYSKVDRRQPILPWNAPADVAKVSPVEASKRYLEHIAAAWNAAHPESPLKDQQVVLTVPASFDAAARDLTREAAISAGLPEDTTLLEEPQAALYAWLADHADRWRRILKVGDTLLVADVGGGTTDFTLIGVTEENGELALNRVAVGNHTLVGGDNMDLALAYHATTAFASKNVTLDPWQSVALWHSCRAAKEVLLAAQGPAKQQVSVLGRGKKVIGGTVSVDLEREAVRSLLVDGFFPACTLADKPHKQRASGFRQIGLPFETDTAVTRHLAAFLSQQGQDGQAVRPTHLLFNGGVFKAAAFRERLTGTIGSWFGGRTPEVLSGNNDLDFAVARGAAYYGAAKRGKGVRIRGGTARSYYVGIETAGLAIPGAPRPLRALCVVPFGMEEGSQADVPSDDIGLVVGEPATFRFFSAGSRKTDMPGDLVDRWAEGELEESDSLEANLPRPDNVEEDYVPVKFQSRITELGVLELWCVRSGVEGATDQRWKLEFGVREDAE
- a CDS encoding alpha/beta hydrolase; protein product: MSNLASHVVDPRRSALQGSLLGGSLFRSDWVATGNQRLFHRHWRPAGDVHSRLLILHGYGDHSGRFAHVMQWFAERGVACEAFDFRGHGRSSGRRGYVSRWQEFLDDLKSMLSASHQNAGRDGYLGRPMFVLGHSHGGLVAATAGTDGVLNPPEIAGVILTAPYLRPATSLGPLWTAIAAVTNILAPSLRVGSGLSADMMTSDAGMIEDSRNDTLLLRAATPRWYATTLRRQQQTSANAARFKLPLLCLHGDADRVADASAAKAFVEGTSNPDRSFVLLAGQKHEILREVNREASFERIFDWMRRSSQVAVTGI
- a CDS encoding ABC transporter ATP-binding protein, whose translation is MAAVELSHITKTYSGGVTAVDDLSLSIEDHQFVVLVGPSGCGKSTTLRLIAGLEEADTGRISIGGRDVTDIAPKDRDIAMVFQNYALYPHMTVYGNLSFGLRLRKMPSLLKRLRHPSQARQIGRDIDERVKRVADLLDIRSLLNRKPRELSGGQRQRVAVGRAIVREPAAFLFDEPLSNLDARLRLTTRAELKRLHQKLRTTTVYVTHDQEEAMTLGDRIIVMLNGKVQQDGPPLELYHRPRNRFVAGFIGMPPMNFIEGHLEATENSPKLSFVESAPSGRKSVGGTGDGLTYPTKGFTLILSRDAAPSGGVPSSWVGRKVIMGIRPEHLSLRPFRADDGSVVSQPLQMRLTLIEPIGSSIDLYLQSAGNDQIVARVDAANGLVSSGPSSPGETSGLTPQLGSLVTVHVDVRRIHLFEPEDTGMNLSLETTPSGQPTTELAHAMA